A genomic window from Syngnathus typhle isolate RoL2023-S1 ecotype Sweden linkage group LG18, RoL_Styp_1.0, whole genome shotgun sequence includes:
- the LOC133171243 gene encoding translational activator of cytochrome c oxidase 1, producing MAGWMVHGAIRTLRPIERLWWNPPVRALHLSPALCAGHNKWSKVKHIKGPKDEARGKMIAKFVMMIKVAVKEGGPNPDMNVNLAQLLEQCRNKNVPKASIETAIKNAEKSKPASQQTFEARGPGGCLLLIEVLTDNSSRSQQDVRRALSKNGGMLSEGARYNFSKKGVVVVPAQNVTSERALELAIEAGAEDVQETEDEDDDTPLLRYICDNTDLHKVRESLEELGMKVMSASSEFVPRNLLPLDQEQLEAASALIDALSDCPDVVRIWDNIQAQS from the exons ATGGCGGGGTGGATGGTGCACGGGGCTATCCGAACCCTGCGACCCATAGAGCGGCTATGGTGGAATCCTCCTGTCCGGGCTTTGCACCTGAGCCCAGCCTTGTGCGCGGGTCACAACAAGTGGTCCAAAGTCAAACACATTAAAGGTCCTAAAGATGAGGCAAGAGGGAAAATGATAGCCAAGTTTGTCATGATGATCAAGGTTGCAGTGAAAG AGGGTGGACCCAATCCAGACATGAACGTCAATTTAGCCCAACTCCTGGAGCAGTGCAGAAACAAGAACGTGCCGAAAGCATCCATCGAGACTGCAATCAAGAATGCG GAAAAATCCAAGCCGGCATCACAGCAAACGTTTGAAGCTCGTGGACCAGGTGGATGCCTTCTGCTCATTGAAGTTCTGACCGATAACAGCTCACGCAGCCAGCAGGATGTCCGACGAGCCCTCAGTAAAAACGG GGGAATGTTATCTGAGGGTGCCCGCTATAACTTCAGCAAGAAGGGCGTGGTGGTGGTGCCGGCTCAGAATGTCACATCGGAACGAGCGCTGGAGCTGGCCATAGAAGCTGGAGCAGAGGACGTCCAAGAGACggaggacgaggacgacgacACGCCCCTCCTGCGG tatatTTGTGACAACACGGACCTGCACAAGGTTCGAGAGTCCTTGGAGGAGCTGGGGATGAAGGTGATGTCTGCATCTTCTGAGTTTGTCCCTCGCAACCTCTTACCTCTGGATCAGGAGCAGCTGGAGGCAGCTTCCGCTCTCATCGATGCCCTTAGCGACTGCCCGGACGTGGTTCGCATCTGGGACAATATCCAGGCTCAGAGCTGA
- the kcnh6b gene encoding LOW QUALITY PROTEIN: potassium voltage-gated channel subfamily H member 6 (The sequence of the model RefSeq protein was modified relative to this genomic sequence to represent the inferred CDS: substituted 1 base at 1 genomic stop codon), producing the protein MELLSPSKKKDRSQNVTEKVTQVLSLESDVLPEHKLQVPETTWWILLHYSPFKAFWDWIILLLVLYTAVFTPYSATFLLAEHGDVRQRICGYTCNPLNVADLMVDVLFIVDIVINLRTTYVDRNDEVVTQPGRIAKHYIKGWFFIDLFAAIPFDLLIFRSGSDEMATLTSLLKTARLLRLVRVARKLDRYSEYGAAVLFLLMCTFVLIAHWLACIWYAIGFVERPYTETGWLDNLAEQLGKTYSDNDSSSGPSVKDKYVTALYFTLSSLTSVGFGNVSPNTNSEKIFSICVMVIGSLMYASIFGNVSAIIQRLYSGTTRYHTQMLRVKEFIRFHQIPVSLRQRLEEYFQHAWSYTNGIDMNGVSSTRWXLPEEFASRWSSPPQVLKGFPESLQADICLHLNRSLLQTCKAFRGGSQACLRALTTRFKTVHAPPGDTLIHCGDILDSLFFISRGSIQVIRDDGAVAILEKDDIFGEPIHLYDEPGKSNSDVLTITYCDLHRIRRDDLLEVLDVYPGFADNFWRNLDLTFDLRDVSLGRFHQADQAAPTLTDDSGDDSDFRHRSRRKIHSLDCRIRPDGMDHEDPHPLQSCRHRCSPPQARWEDACSCGSQCSQSSEDLTKPLAQGAQVDFYPSKEGRREYAPSEVQLLHPGGASVDQNRQASSLNVPEMLHYWTDRRPQQSSGRAWRSSSVRDSYHPPPFIEERPSELESQLEVLHSQLNRLETRMTADINVILQLLQRQIAPVPPAYSTVSSRTLSTDSTGLYGGGTPVLHAMYPVAPSQIDSPTSTHSDMKFTASGGTPETDHGSTTARPPHPVNRATGASQRYPSLPDNLDVTSGLSEIQKHLSEPVLPNKTGTRQGI; encoded by the exons ATGGAACTTCTCAGCCCTTCCAAGAAGAAGGATCGATCCCAGAACGTCACAGAGAAAGTCACCCAG gTTCTTTCCCTGGAGTCCGACGTGCTGCCGGAACACAAACTCCAAGTCCCGGAGACGACGTGGTGGATCTTGCTCCACTACAGCCCCTTCAAGGCCTTCTGGGACTGGATCATCCTTCTCCTGGTGCTCTACACGGCAGTGTTCACGCCATACTCGGCGACGTTCCTCTTGGCCGAACACGGCGACGTGCGTCAGAGGATCTGCGGCTACACGTGCAACCCGCTCAACGTGGCCGACCTGATGGTGGACGTGCTGTTCATCGTGGACATCGTCATCAACCTGCGTACCACCTACGTGGACCGTAACGACGAGGTGGTGACGCAGCCCGGCCGGATCGCCAAGCACTACATCAAGGGGTGGTTCTTCATCGATCTCTTTGCGGCCATCCCTTTCGACCTTCTCATTTTTAGGTCCGGCTCTGACGAG ATGGCGACCTTAACAAGTCTGCTGAAAACAGCTCGCTTGCTGCGCTTGGTCCGCGTGGCGAGAAAGCTGGACCGCTATTCCGAGTACGGCGCCGCCGTTCTCTTCCTGCTCATGTGCACGTTTGTGCTGATCGCCCACTGGCTGGCCTGCATCTGGTACGCCATCGGCTTTGTGGAGAGGCCCTACACGGAGACGGGTTGGCTGGACAACCTGGCCGAACAACTGGGCAAGACGTACAGCGACAACGACTCCAGCTCCGGCCCGTCCGTCAAAGACAAATACGTGACGGCTCTCTACTTCACCTTGAGCAGTCTGACCAGCGTCGGCTTCGGGAACGTCTCTCCCAACACGAACTCGGAGAAGATCTTCTCCATCTGCGTCATGGTCATCGGCT CTCTTATGTACGCCAGCATCTTCGGGAACGTGTCGGCCATCATCCAGCGGCTCTACTCGGGGACCACTCGCTACCACACCCAAATGCTACGTGTCAAAGAGTTCATTCGCTTCCACCAAATCCCCGTTAGCCTACGCCAGCGACTTGAGGAATACTTCCAACACGCGTGGTCCTACACAAACGGCATCGACATGAACGGCGTGAGTTCTACTCGATGGTAATTACCCGAGGAGTTCGCGTCACGGTGGTCTTCTCCTCCGCAGGTCTTGAAGGGCTTCCCGGAGTCCTTGCAAGCGGACATCTGTCTGCACTTGAACCGATCTCTGCTGCAGACGTGCAAGGCTTTCCGCGGAGGCAGCCAGGCCTGTCTCCGAGCCTTGACCACGAGGTTCAAGACGGTCCACGCGCCTCCGGGCGACACCCTCATCCACTGTGGAGACATCCTCGACTCGCTCTTcttcatctcgcgaggttccaTCCAGGTCATCAGGGACGATGGGGCGGTCGCCATACTAG AGAAGGATGACATCTTCGGGGAGCCCATCCACCTTTACGACGAGCCCGGGAAGTCAAATTCCGACGTGCTGACGATCACTTACTGCGACCTGCACCGGATTCGGAGAGACGACCTGCTGGAGGTTCTGGATGTCTACCCCGGCTTTGCCGACAACTTCTGGCGGAACCTGgacttgacctttgacctcaggGATGTAAGTTTGGGAAGATTTCAC CAGGCAGATCAAGCGGCGCCGACATTAACTGACGATTCAGGGGACGACAGCGATTTCCGTCACAGGTCGAGACGCAAAATCCACTCTCTGGACTGCAGGATCAGACCAG ATGGAATGGATCACGAGGATCCCCACCCTCTTCAGTCCTGCCGCCATCGCTGCTCTCCGCCCCAAGCCCGCTGGGAAGACGCTTGTAGCTGCGGATCCCAGTGTTCCCAGTCCAGCGAGGACTTGACGAAACCTCTGGCTCAGGGCGCCCAAGTGGACTTTTACCCCTCCAAAGAAGGAAGACGGGAATACGCCCCCTCGGAGGTGCAGCTGCTACATCCCGGCGGCGCTTCAGTGGACCAGAATCGTCAAG CGTCATCTTTAAACGTGCCAGAAATGTTGCACTACTGGACAGATCGACGACCTCAACAGTCGTCCGGTCGGGCCTGGCGATCATCTTCGGTCCGCGACTCGTACCATCCGCCACCTTTCATCGAAGAGCGACCCAGCGAGCTCGAGTCTCAACTGGAAGTTTTGCATTCACAGCTCAACAG ATTGGAGACGCGCATGACGGCCGACATCAACGTCATCCTCCAGCTTCTCCAACGGCAGATCGCTCCCGTCCCTCCGGCTTACAGCACCGTGTCATCTCGGACACTCTCCACTGACTCCACGGGCCTTTACGGCGGCGGGACGCCGGTTCTGCACGCAATGTACCCCGTGGCTCCCTCGCAGATCGACAGCCCG ACCTCCACCCACTCCGATATGAAATTCACGGCATCCGGCGGAACCCCCGAAACAGATCACGGTTCAACCACGGCACGGCCGCCGCATCCCGTGAACCGGGCCACGGGTGCCTCGCAACGTTACCCGTCGCTACCCGACAACCTGGACGTTACCTCAGGACTGTCTGAGATCCAGAAACATCTCTCAGAGCCCGTACTTCCTAACAAAACAGGCACTCGGCAGGGCATTTGA